The segment agttacttttattttgtagtgtgttttacTTATATTAAAGCTAGttcagtattatttttattatgaaatattatgtGATCACTACTAATTGttgatttgatcattttaaaaatattaataagttagttgtcataaaaaaatctatgaaaAACCAAACCATGTTGGTACCAAATTTAATTTTACAAGATATGATCTCAGGGGTGTcattgtatgtgtgtggtttAAAGTCTGAAGGTTATTTAACTTCGGCTAAGTGAATGTAAACAGGAATGTAAAGTCTCTCGACAGCTGTGTATAGGTACTATCTGAAAATACCAAGCCCTTtggaaaatataatattatataatataaagcaAATGTGTGGTGGGAATTTAAACTGGGAATTGATATGATAAAATGTATGACCTCGTGGATTTTGCTATATTAAAGAAAATCAGTAGCCTCAGATTTGTTTGTCCTTTTCTGCCTGCTCCTATTGTTTGTATTGGATAGGTAATAAGGTTGAAgagtgtttaaaaaagaaaactctgACTACCCTGTGCTTTCACAAAAGCAGAACCCATGTTGAGATTACCCAATAGGTGTCAAGGGCCTGCTCTTGACTGTGCCAGAGTCCACACGGCCAAGCTCAAGAACAAAAGGTTGCAAGACTCTCCTTGTCTATGTCCTACAGATCTTTGACGACCCTCTCAAACCCCCAACGTACGCAAGCACGGCCCATACCCCAGCACATACATACAACCCCAGCATGTGGCAGACTGCCGGAGCCGACCCAATGTTGCTCCATTAGCATTTTAAGCACAGGATGGACACAGCACACCTTAGGTGTGGAATCACACAACGACTCATCTACATGCTGACATTACGGCAAACAcgttgcattttaattttgtgtaattcagtgatacattttgtttcatttggcTTCCAGCATATGCCCcataataacataaacaacattaGTTGTCTAGCATTAACCCATATGTAGTGGCTTTAGAAAAAAGACAACTAGCCTAAATCAATGAAAGGTTATAGCCGTTTACATTGTGTTAGAATTAATAACACGTATTTTATccatactttaaaataaatctgttgtatttttttaactgtgaaGCCCAGCATCAAGCCACCTCCATTTCGATATATAGACTGGAAAGAGAAGGAAAGATGTCGATGAGCAGGATGAAGTCGGGCCTGTGAGGGTTGGGGGGAGGAGGGTCTGTCGCTGAAGGAGCAGAAACAAAAGGTTCTGTGAAAGGCCTGCAAAAGGTGGACAGGGGAGAGGTGTTAAAAGTAATACCCTAAAGAAACAAGAGGCAGATATGCACCTTTGCAGATCTGTCTCCTCTCACTACCATTTGCACATAGCCTACTGTCTGCTCTCTTACCAAACAGTAGAACTCCAATCAACAAAACAGTGAGCTTGACTTTGTGTAGGATACTGGAATAAGCGAATTTATACAGCATAATAAATAAGAGGGGCATGGTTTGAGCAGATTGCATTCCTGCTGGAATTGGGGTTTATAATGGAAGTCTTGCTAATCCATTAGAAGAGAGTCATACTCTCAACATACCCAGGTCTCCACATcgtttacagaaaaaaatcgaTCTACATCTGTTTGAAACTGGACCCCAGGCTTTGGCATGAAGACAAAATACTTCAAAGGCATTGTTTGAGGGAGTTCACTTTGAGCTATGGAAATGGAAATTTCCAGCATTCCTTAATGATAATTGGCCTACTCCAGAAGTGCAGTGAAGCTAAAATGCAGTAAGAACTCAAATCTTGTTCACTTTGTTGTCctggtaaaaatgttttattgaattaataaattgaaaaaaaaacaaggtcaAACTATGAAACAATACAGTCTATccattaaaactttatttagatAGTTGATAGGCTATATTATAAACAAAGTCATTTCTATTATATATGGGAAGTTCACAAATAACGTACAAGTgccctatggtgtgacagcaaaaatgtagaaaacaaaccGCTGatagtatattttattttatattattaatatttatgttcatttttttgccattttacaCCAGTTGACACATGTACGGGTCTGTCAACTATACACTAAACTTAAGTAACAATGAATCTAAATTGCAGCTGCACGCTACATTAGTAAAATGTGTATGTGATATAATTCCCATGTTGTCCAGTCAAACACAATTAAATGTACTCAATTAATATACTTTTTAACAATATATCGCCATGATCAGTTTCTTCGGATTGATCATCCGAAAAATCGGCCTTTGTTTACACTTTGAAATTGATCAGAAGTCTGTGCGCGCgtgaatgtgaatgtgtgtgtattttaacaGCGACACAACGCGTCTCAGTGATTGACAATTTCCTGGAGGTGGTACCGCCCTTATCATGTGAAATTTCCATTGCCTGGATTCAGATTGCTCTCGTTGTCTCACCTATGATGAGCACGCTGTCCACCTCACACAATGGATTAAACTTGGAGTTGTGAGGAGGTCGCAGTCTTTTGGTTCCGGACTAGTTGACGAAAAGTTTTAAACTTTAAGAAGCACTAACAGAAGCCAGGTAAGATGTTTAGCGAGATTTCAGTTCGTTCATCATAATTCAGCCTAAATTGTGacaatttatattattgtttgtattaaaaCGCAGGCTTCGCTGTAGGTTAAAGTTAGGTTCACTTTAATGGTTTCGAAGGACAGTTAAAAGGTTAAAGTATAGTGctgaaaaagtatttaaaagttaTCTGGATTATTATTTCAGTTGCTTCGACAAGCACGTCGATTATCGTTATAAAAATACGTTTTGTTGAAGATTAGGCTATACATTGAagtaaaaatttaattttactgatcctaaatatattttcatctgAAGGGGCatactaaaatatttacaagtgttaaaaaatctgttttttttggtTCCGAAACTATGGTcacaacatttttcttaaagttaaatgtgttgtttgtttgacataatatattgaattgtattttgaaatgtgGGCAAAATATGAATGAGGGGGTGATCTGTTATGATGGTTGTGAGTGTTTGTCATTGGTTGATATTGTTGAATCACAAAAATTAATGTGGCAGTcacattgtaatgtttttgaatTACATTGTGGCATTTACATGAACTATTTTTTCTAAAAGACAAATTTCTGTGTCACAATGTCATTGCAGTAAAGCTAGAGATGTAgaattaaacttattttttttcaattgtgtACTATTCTGTGTCTGTAAATATAATTGACAAGCTTTTTATACCCCCAATTTTAGGGAAACCACTCCTCAATGTATTAATCCGTAGATGCTCGTCttgtgtttttcctttattatttttctttagacATGATTCAGAGGACAGAGGTGGTGCTCTCCGTCTTAGAGGAGCTGCAGGAGGCCACCGAGTGTGTGGGCCTGGATACCCTAACAAAGGTTGCTGTAGATGTGGAGCAGGTTCTTTCTGCTTTCCATCTTCCCACAGCACTCTGCACAGAGATATCCTCATGGCTTGGCATTGACGCTGTAGCTCATAGACTGTATCCAGCAGACGCTCCAGCCGGTCTACTTCCCCTGGTTTGCAAAGGAGAGGGGAACCTCCTGTTCGATTCAGCAAGCATGCTTCTGGTGGGCTCCACCAGCCTGAGTTTGGAGCTGCAAGTCAGGACCGTGGTCGAGATGCTGCTTTGGAAACGATACTACCTGTGTGGTATGATCGACTCGAAGGTGATGCTGCAGGCAGCCAGGTTCTCGCTCTGTGCCGAAGAGTCTCAGGATATGCTCAATCTTCCGATTCGGGTACTGGAGGCCATTTTTGATGCAGATGTCAAGGCAACATGTTTTCCCGGCACATTTGCAAACATGTGGCACGTGTATGCGCTGGCTTCGGTTCTGAAGTGCAACATTTATTCTGTATATCCCATGTACAATTTAAAGATTCGACCCTATTTCAATCGACTCATCCGTCCGAGGACGTGGCTGAAAGACACTGAGCCCTTGACCCTGCACATCATGTGGTCAGGTGACCTGGAGGCAGGCTCTGTTTTCAAACCCCAAAACTTTGTGGCTTTGATTCATGCCAGTGACCTAAAAATCGGCAGTCCCAACAGTGATCAGCGAATGCCTACCCTCAAGTCTCTGGAGCATGTGAGTCCCAACTCCCAGCTCTCTTACTCCACCCTCAAAGGCAAGTTTAACATCACAAAGAGCACCTTTTACCGCTGGAAGAGACAGAGTGCAGAGTACCACAAGAAATCTGTGGCGAGGTATGAGGCCAAACACTTTTTCCTGGCCTCTTACAGACAAGGCAAACTGATTCCCCTCGGTCAGTTCAAAGAGCTTTTTCCTGAAATTCCCAGATCCACGTACTACGCATGGAAGCATGAGCTTGTGTCCGCATGCAGTGTCTCCGGGGGTTCTACAGGGGAGCTGAGTCCAGGAGACAGCACTGAGCAGGACTACTGGTCATCTCCAGAAGTCAAGGAAACACCCAATCAGAAAAGTTTTGCCAGTATGATAGCTATCAGGTGCGAGAAACTGGAAGGAGAACGAGCCCAAAACATGTCCCTGATGCAAGAAGCAAAGAAGAGCCTGCAGAAC is part of the Triplophysa dalaica isolate WHDGS20190420 chromosome 13, ASM1584641v1, whole genome shotgun sequence genome and harbors:
- the vrtn gene encoding vertnin; translation: MIQRTEVVLSVLEELQEATECVGLDTLTKVAVDVEQVLSAFHLPTALCTEISSWLGIDAVAHRLYPADAPAGLLPLVCKGEGNLLFDSASMLLVGSTSLSLELQVRTVVEMLLWKRYYLCGMIDSKVMLQAARFSLCAEESQDMLNLPIRVLEAIFDADVKATCFPGTFANMWHVYALASVLKCNIYSVYPMYNLKIRPYFNRLIRPRTWLKDTEPLTLHIMWSGDLEAGSVFKPQNFVALIHASDLKIGSPNSDQRMPTLKSLEHVSPNSQLSYSTLKGKFNITKSTFYRWKRQSAEYHKKSVARYEAKHFFLASYRQGKLIPLGQFKELFPEIPRSTYYAWKHELVSACSVSGGSTGELSPGDSTEQDYWSSPEVKETPNQKSFASMIAIRCEKLEGERAQNMSLMQEAKKSLQNCIVTNTSFPYRIFKRRFPGISRSTYYNWRREAMLFTPFKEFSGSSEEGSDVDKTSPKSQLSPAVLERRKLTPRIKIYGRRRKTQSLDYYQMKALREEAKMHVQRSKISYIKFKLKFPSVSSSFYWLWNRKTKKSVTISETDKSQSLNVSQDVIAKIKTQEMFSFDGNIDRLNGQAVCTSEFTLPEFSLPDKSSNEQMFVMDVVALANFKAKAKLFLQQRFEEKSFPTFKEFRSYFPLTPRSTYYMWKRALHHGVPLVHG